ACGCGGTCGTCATCGTGCGCCGGGTCGTCACAACCCCCTGTCCGAGCTCAAGACGATCGCCCGTGAGTCGGCCCAGCCGGCCCTCAAGGGCGCCGTGATCGTCGCTGCCGCCGGTGGCCTCGTCGCCACCTTCGCCACCCCGGCCGGCGCCGAGGGCCTCAGCGAGGTGCAGGCCGCTCCGGCCGCCGCCCCCGCCGCCCCCGCCGTCGTCGGCCCCAGGGCCGCCGCGGCCCAGACCGACGTCACGCCGGCCTCCTTCGGCCTCGCCGCCCCGGCCGCCGCGCCGGTCAAGGCGAAGGTCATCGAGGACCTCGTCGTCAAGAAGCAGCGCGCCGACGCCGCTGCGGCCGCCGCGAAGGCCGCCGCCGAGCGCAAGGCCGCCGAGCGCGCCGCCGCCCGCAAGGCCGCCAAGCGCGAAGCGGCCCGTGAGGCGGCCCGTGAGGCCGCTCGCGACGCTGCTCGCGAACAGGCCCGTGAGGACGCCGCCGCTTCCTCACGCACCTCGACGCGCACCAGCTCGAACGACCAGGCCGACGAGGCCGTGTCCGAGCGCACCACGACCTCGAGCCGCAGCTCGCGCAGCACGACGCGCAGCACGCTGACCAACTCGACGTCGGCGACGAAGAGCGAGAGCAACTCGTACACGCCGTCCGCCTCGTCGGGTGGCCGCAGCGCCTACAACTGGGCCACCCGCGGGCAGTGCACCTGGGGTGCCCTGTCCAAGTGGTACGCCTCCGAGGGCTACTACCCCGGCGGCTGGACCGGCAACGCGCTCGTCTGGGGCTCCGGCGCCGCCCGCGCCGGCTACACCGTGAGCGGCACGCCGCGCACCCGCTCCATCCTCGTGATGCAGCCGGGCGTCCACGGCTCGTCCTCGTCCGCCGGTCACGTCGCCTGGGTCACCGCCGTCAACGGCGACCAGGTCACGATCATCGAGATGAACGCCCTCGCCGGCCCGTACAACTACAACACCCGCACGCTGACCGACCAGGGCGGCATGCAGTACATCTACGCGCCGTGAGCCGTCACCGTCCGTGGCCTGAGGTCACGGTCGGTCCGCGCGACGTTGCGTGAAGGGGGAGGATGCCGACCGGCATCCTCCCCCTTCCGCGTCCCCGGAGGTCGGGCGCACGGACCCCGCCTGCCCTCTTCCCAGCCGCGGCGGGCGAGCGAGGGCGCGGATGCCGGTCGGCCCGCTCCTTTCCCAGCCGCGGCGGGCGCGTGGTACCCGCGTGCACTCTTCCCAGCCGCGGCGGGCGAGCGACGGCCCGGATGCCGGTCCGCCCGCTCCCTTCCATCCGCGGCGGGCGGCGGGGGGCCAATCCGCCTCGGGCGGCACGCCGAACTCATCTCGGACACCCTGCCCGTCCCCGTCGGGCAGTCGCGCGGTCACCGTCATCGGAGACGGCGGCCCCACACGAGGAGGACTGCATGCGCACCACCACCCGTATCGCCACCGCCGGCTTCGCCGCCGCGGCCGCCATGACCCTGACCGTCGGGCCGGCCTTCGCCGCCGACAACGCCTGGGTCAGCGCCAACCTCAAGCCCGTCGTCGAGAACGGCGTCAAGGGCAGCGGCACCGCCATGGTCGAGG
This is a stretch of genomic DNA from Terracoccus luteus. It encodes these proteins:
- a CDS encoding CHAP domain-containing protein, coding for MNNTHERGRHRAPGRHNPLSELKTIARESAQPALKGAVIVAAAGGLVATFATPAGAEGLSEVQAAPAAAPAAPAVVGPRAAAAQTDVTPASFGLAAPAAAPVKAKVIEDLVVKKQRADAAAAAAKAAAERKAAERAAARKAAKREAAREAAREAARDAAREQAREDAAASSRTSTRTSSNDQADEAVSERTTTSSRSSRSTTRSTLTNSTSATKSESNSYTPSASSGGRSAYNWATRGQCTWGALSKWYASEGYYPGGWTGNALVWGSGAARAGYTVSGTPRTRSILVMQPGVHGSSSSAGHVAWVTAVNGDQVTIIEMNALAGPYNYNTRTLTDQGGMQYIYAP